Proteins from a genomic interval of Pseudodesulfovibrio nedwellii:
- a CDS encoding UDP-N-acetylmuramoyl-tripeptide--D-alanyl-D-alanine ligase, with translation MNLTLADVERCLGGMAEEGHTQIVIASVKTDSRTVEKGDLFFCVSGENFDGHEFAAQAVKQGAVAIVASRMLDDVDAPVIMVRDAVDALGRLAACWRDMCGAKLIAVTGTAGKTTVKEMLYAVASQKFNTAKNYRNFNNQIGLPLSMLKATVEQDLWIMELGISQRGDMEELAPIASPDIAVITNVGPGHLKGLGNEAGVAHAKSTLLRYLRQPGSAIISMDYPLLWDAARELVDAPIGFSTNNDSHTSFVASFLGAGASNLGRFRLRTPEGEEEFEAPFCGEHYAENLACVAAVAHALGMSRADVISGVQSLEPDTQRFCCKPNGDLMIIDDTYNANPLSMERSIETAANMADGKPLALVLGDMRELGDEAVMRHEELGRTIKDISPAVVFYKGNHFEDVAREYGKKMHKVDTQEDFAHAWQSFGAADGVVLVKGSRSLKMELFVSALCAGRTVNAQGGKQ, from the coding sequence GTGAATCTGACATTGGCTGACGTAGAACGCTGCCTCGGCGGCATGGCCGAAGAGGGCCACACTCAAATCGTCATCGCTTCGGTGAAGACGGACTCTCGTACAGTGGAAAAAGGCGACCTGTTCTTCTGCGTCAGCGGCGAGAATTTTGACGGTCATGAATTTGCGGCACAGGCCGTGAAGCAAGGTGCTGTCGCGATTGTTGCTTCACGTATGCTGGACGACGTAGATGCACCTGTCATCATGGTCCGCGACGCCGTAGACGCTCTGGGGCGTCTGGCCGCATGTTGGCGTGACATGTGCGGAGCCAAACTCATCGCAGTCACCGGCACAGCGGGAAAAACCACGGTCAAGGAAATGCTCTATGCTGTGGCCTCACAAAAATTCAACACGGCCAAAAACTACCGTAATTTCAACAATCAGATAGGTCTGCCCCTGTCCATGCTCAAAGCAACAGTTGAACAAGATCTTTGGATCATGGAGTTGGGCATTTCACAGCGCGGCGACATGGAAGAACTGGCCCCTATCGCCAGCCCAGACATCGCGGTCATCACCAATGTCGGCCCCGGCCATCTGAAAGGACTGGGCAACGAAGCCGGTGTCGCTCACGCCAAATCCACCCTGCTCAGGTATCTACGCCAGCCCGGTTCCGCCATTATTTCGATGGACTATCCATTACTCTGGGACGCTGCCCGCGAACTCGTGGACGCTCCTATCGGATTTTCCACCAACAACGATTCTCACACCTCCTTTGTTGCCTCGTTTCTCGGGGCCGGAGCCAGTAATCTGGGACGTTTCCGGCTTCGGACCCCCGAGGGCGAGGAAGAATTCGAGGCACCATTCTGCGGCGAACACTACGCCGAAAACTTGGCCTGTGTAGCTGCCGTGGCCCATGCTCTCGGCATGAGTCGAGCAGACGTTATTTCCGGCGTTCAGTCGCTTGAACCGGACACCCAACGGTTCTGCTGCAAACCCAACGGAGACCTCATGATCATCGACGACACGTACAACGCCAACCCCCTTTCCATGGAACGGTCCATTGAAACCGCAGCCAACATGGCTGACGGCAAACCATTGGCCCTCGTTCTCGGTGATATGCGCGAACTCGGAGACGAAGCTGTTATGCGCCATGAGGAACTCGGACGCACCATCAAGGACATCTCCCCGGCGGTTGTCTTCTACAAAGGAAACCATTTCGAGGACGTTGCACGAGAATACGGCAAGAAAATGCACAAGGTCGACACGCAGGAAGATTTCGCCCATGCGTGGCAGTCCTTCGGCGCGGCCGATGGCGTGGTTCTGGTCAAAGGATCGCGTTCCCTCAAAATGGAACTCTTCGTGTCCGCCTTATGTGCAGGACGCACTGTGAACGCCCAAGGAGGCAAACAGTGA
- the murD gene encoding UDP-N-acetylmuramoyl-L-alanine--D-glutamate ligase → MNRIVRNFIDQHILSGKQAVVVGVGKSGLAAARLLDVLGANVRVVDRNEDVTEDTLGELKGKVELVTGPHKKRHFSDADIIVFSPGVPVKKLAPVLEGIAPHTMVSELEFASWFIEAPMLAVTGSNGKTTTTTLISDILEQAGRTVFTGGNIGVPLCEYLLDMEPAEIIVLEVSSFQLQNCRLFKPHVGVFLNFAANHLDYHEDMNEYLEAKLTLFNRMTGEDIALMHESMRDIMKDRSFTNAHVQWFDATDRFDAPHLPGEHNRSNVEAAWQAVKQFGVTKEQAAKTILNFKPLAHRIEPVGEKRGVLYVNDSKATTLEAALAAVRSFDRPVRILMGGVWKGGDVVAFAKGIKGSVVHVGLFGGAREELEPELSKSFTVTWDETLEKAIKRQTAKADAGDVILLSPATASFDQYNGMAQRGADFKRVVGGLDD, encoded by the coding sequence GTGAATCGTATCGTCCGCAACTTCATTGACCAGCACATCCTCTCCGGCAAACAAGCCGTAGTGGTTGGCGTGGGCAAATCAGGTCTGGCCGCAGCCCGTCTTCTCGACGTGCTGGGTGCCAACGTGCGCGTGGTGGACAGAAATGAAGATGTGACCGAAGACACTCTGGGTGAACTCAAAGGGAAAGTGGAACTCGTCACCGGACCGCATAAAAAGAGACACTTCTCAGACGCGGACATCATAGTGTTCTCCCCCGGTGTGCCGGTAAAAAAACTTGCCCCGGTACTGGAAGGCATTGCTCCGCACACCATGGTCTCCGAACTGGAATTTGCTTCGTGGTTCATCGAGGCTCCCATGTTGGCTGTCACCGGTTCCAACGGCAAAACCACGACGACCACACTCATTTCCGACATTCTGGAACAGGCTGGTCGCACGGTCTTCACGGGCGGTAACATCGGCGTCCCCCTGTGCGAATATCTGTTAGACATGGAACCCGCCGAAATCATCGTGCTTGAAGTTTCCAGCTTCCAGCTCCAAAACTGCCGTCTGTTCAAACCCCATGTCGGCGTATTCCTAAATTTTGCGGCCAACCACCTCGACTACCATGAGGACATGAACGAATACCTTGAGGCCAAGCTGACGCTGTTCAACCGCATGACCGGCGAAGACATCGCCCTCATGCACGAATCCATGCGTGACATCATGAAGGACCGCTCCTTCACCAATGCCCATGTCCAATGGTTCGACGCAACAGACCGCTTCGACGCCCCCCATCTTCCCGGTGAACACAACCGCTCCAACGTGGAAGCCGCATGGCAGGCAGTGAAGCAGTTCGGCGTAACCAAAGAACAGGCTGCCAAAACCATCCTCAATTTCAAACCGCTGGCTCACCGCATCGAACCTGTGGGTGAGAAAAGAGGCGTCCTGTACGTCAACGATTCCAAAGCCACCACGCTAGAAGCAGCTTTAGCCGCAGTCCGCTCTTTCGATCGTCCGGTCCGCATTCTTATGGGCGGTGTTTGGAAAGGAGGCGATGTGGTCGCTTTTGCCAAGGGCATTAAAGGTTCGGTTGTTCATGTAGGTCTGTTCGGCGGAGCCAGAGAAGAACTGGAGCCAGAACTGTCCAAATCTTTCACCGTGACATGGGATGAGACGCTGGAAAAAGCGATCAAACGGCAAACTGCCAAAGCCGATGCTGGTGATGTCATCCTGCTTTCCCCGGCCACGGCCAGCTTCGATCAGTACAACGGAATGGCCCAGCGCGGCGCGGATTTCAAACGTGTAGTTGGAGGTCTCGATGACTAA
- the murC gene encoding UDP-N-acetylmuramate--L-alanine ligase — MRARVNTIHMVGIGGSGMNGIAEVLINMGFEITGSDLSASAAVRRLEKLGATVFIGHGADNVGNADVLIKSTAIPSKNPELVEARERGIPIIPRAEMLAELMRLRTGIAVAGTHGKTTTTSLMATIFTEAGLDPTVIIGGKLNTYGANARLGDGDYLIAEADESDGSFLRLSPIITVVTNVDKDHMDFYDNQDAIDLSFIRFMNSIPFYGMNVVCGDDEGVQRLLPLIKRPYMTYGIGQQNRLRGEIISSHLRSLFKVYLDGEEWGEVTVAQPGTHNVLNSLACIGVALEAGLKKEDIITGLANFGGVGRRFDRKGEHKGVMVVDDYGHHPAEIQANLKTAKECYPDRRLVVAFQPHRFSRTQALFGEFCKAFTDADLLLLTEIYPASESPIPGVSGLSLAQGIKQVSETKVQFFPDFDSIEKRLKDTLKPGDLFMTQGAGSIWRIGENWLNQPDEPDDNEE, encoded by the coding sequence ATGCGAGCTCGAGTGAACACCATTCATATGGTGGGCATCGGCGGCTCCGGCATGAACGGCATCGCAGAAGTTCTCATCAACATGGGATTTGAGATTACCGGCTCGGACTTATCTGCTTCGGCGGCAGTCAGACGGCTGGAAAAACTCGGAGCCACAGTTTTCATCGGCCATGGCGCGGACAACGTGGGCAACGCGGACGTGCTCATCAAATCCACAGCCATCCCGTCCAAAAACCCGGAACTGGTAGAAGCCCGTGAACGAGGTATTCCCATCATCCCCCGCGCTGAGATGCTGGCCGAACTCATGCGGTTGCGCACGGGTATCGCCGTTGCCGGAACCCATGGCAAGACCACGACCACCTCGCTCATGGCGACAATTTTCACGGAAGCGGGTCTTGACCCCACCGTCATTATCGGCGGCAAGCTGAACACCTATGGAGCCAATGCCCGGCTCGGCGACGGCGATTATCTCATTGCCGAAGCCGATGAGTCAGATGGTTCGTTCCTGCGTCTATCTCCGATCATCACCGTGGTGACAAACGTGGACAAAGACCACATGGACTTCTACGACAATCAGGATGCCATCGACCTGTCATTCATCCGATTCATGAACTCCATTCCCTTCTACGGCATGAACGTGGTCTGCGGTGACGACGAGGGTGTGCAACGACTGCTGCCCCTGATCAAACGCCCGTATATGACCTATGGAATCGGCCAGCAAAACCGTCTGCGCGGCGAAATCATCAGTTCTCACCTACGCTCTCTGTTCAAAGTCTATCTGGACGGCGAAGAATGGGGCGAAGTGACTGTAGCCCAACCCGGCACTCACAACGTGCTGAACTCTTTGGCCTGCATCGGCGTGGCCCTGGAAGCGGGACTGAAAAAAGAAGACATCATCACAGGTCTTGCCAACTTCGGTGGTGTGGGCCGACGCTTTGACCGCAAAGGCGAGCATAAGGGTGTCATGGTTGTGGATGACTACGGCCACCATCCGGCTGAGATTCAGGCCAACCTCAAAACCGCTAAGGAATGCTATCCTGACCGGCGGTTGGTTGTGGCCTTCCAGCCGCACCGTTTTTCACGGACTCAGGCTCTGTTCGGCGAATTCTGCAAGGCATTTACCGACGCGGATCTGCTCCTGCTCACGGAAATCTATCCGGCATCGGAATCACCCATTCCCGGCGTCTCCGGTCTTTCACTGGCTCAAGGCATCAAACAGGTGTCTGAAACCAAGGTGCAGTTTTTCCCGGATTTCGATTCCATCGAAAAACGACTCAAAGACACACTCAAACCCGGCGACCTGTTCATGACACAAGGAGCAGGCTCAATCTGGCGCATCGGCGAAAACTGGCTCAACCAGCCCGACGAACCGGACGACAACGAGGAATAA
- the ftsW gene encoding putative lipid II flippase FtsW: MTNRLNAKKNGTARGRIDPWLLTATMILGGFGLIMVLSASGIMAERVYGDKYFFFKRQLMFTGVGLAAMFCCMQIPRRVLYSMTYIWVGIAIVLLSMCISPLGVSVNGASRWINLGPVNLQPLEYAKVALVLYLAYFFARKQDMVRTFSVGFLPPFLVTGFLCGLLLLQPDFGGAVVMSGLLFFMCLVGGTRFSYLFISLIFAGGAGWLLISSSPYRFKRWTAFLDPFASAQNEGYQLVQSLYAFGSGKIFGTGIGAGQRKLFFLPEAHNDFIMAVVGEELGFVGMSLFFIAIGLFLIRAFRVTLKVEDLQDRFTAFGVTCILALGMILNLAVVLGTVPPKGVAMPFISYGGSSLTVSFICAGILLNLSRRVKA; encoded by the coding sequence ATGACTAACCGACTCAACGCGAAGAAAAACGGAACCGCCAGAGGCCGCATTGATCCGTGGCTGCTCACTGCCACCATGATTCTCGGCGGCTTCGGCCTCATCATGGTCCTGTCCGCATCCGGCATCATGGCCGAACGGGTCTATGGCGATAAATATTTCTTCTTCAAACGGCAACTCATGTTCACAGGCGTGGGCCTCGCTGCCATGTTCTGCTGCATGCAGATTCCCCGGCGCGTGCTCTACTCCATGACCTACATATGGGTCGGCATTGCCATCGTGTTACTCAGCATGTGTATCTCGCCACTCGGCGTCTCGGTCAACGGGGCCAGTCGATGGATCAACCTGGGGCCGGTCAACCTCCAGCCCCTAGAATATGCCAAAGTCGCGCTGGTCCTCTATCTCGCTTACTTTTTCGCCCGAAAACAGGACATGGTCCGCACCTTCTCGGTCGGTTTCCTGCCGCCTTTCCTCGTAACCGGCTTCCTGTGCGGCCTATTGTTGCTGCAACCCGATTTCGGTGGCGCGGTTGTCATGTCAGGCCTACTTTTCTTCATGTGTCTGGTGGGCGGCACCCGGTTCAGTTACCTGTTTATCTCACTCATCTTCGCAGGTGGCGCGGGCTGGTTGCTCATCTCGTCCTCCCCATACCGTTTCAAACGGTGGACTGCCTTCCTCGATCCATTCGCCTCGGCACAGAATGAAGGCTACCAATTAGTACAATCCCTGTACGCCTTCGGTTCCGGCAAAATTTTCGGCACAGGCATCGGCGCAGGCCAGCGCAAACTGTTCTTCCTGCCCGAAGCACACAACGACTTCATCATGGCCGTTGTCGGCGAAGAACTCGGCTTTGTCGGCATGTCACTTTTCTTCATCGCCATTGGATTATTCCTTATCAGAGCCTTCCGCGTGACGCTCAAAGTAGAAGACCTGCAAGACAGATTCACCGCATTCGGTGTGACCTGTATTCTTGCCCTTGGCATGATCCTGAACCTCGCGGTCGTGCTGGGAACAGTACCGCCCAAGGGTGTCGCCATGCCATTCATCAGTTACGGAGGTTCCAGCCTGACCGTTTCCTTCATCTGCGCAGGCATCCTGCTGAATCTCTCCAGGAGGGTTAAAGCATGA
- the mraY gene encoding phospho-N-acetylmuramoyl-pentapeptide-transferase, producing the protein MIYNFLVPLSTDLGILNVFRYITFRSVWALLTALIISIVFGPAMIRWLKRIKCGQYIREDGPQHQAKEGTPTMGGIMILISVGVSTLLWADLSNIYIWLTLLVYFGFSAIGFADDYIKVVKRQNQGLSAKAKFSLQCLVTAVAIALLIQEPAYSTQLSVPFFKNFNPDLGWFYLPFAMVVMVGASNAVNLTDGLDGLAIGPMVVAMACFAIFIYVSGHAKMADYLQVQSIQGIGEVTIFCGAMVGAGLGFLWFNAHPAQVFMGDVGSLGLGGALGFVAVLAKQELLLAIVGGVFVFETLSVILQVGYFKLTGGKRIFKMAPLHHHFELKGIPESKIIVRFWILSILMALMALSTLKLR; encoded by the coding sequence GTGATATATAATTTTCTCGTACCGCTTTCCACGGACCTGGGTATTCTCAATGTCTTCAGGTACATCACCTTCCGCTCGGTGTGGGCGTTGTTGACCGCTCTCATTATTTCCATCGTGTTCGGTCCAGCCATGATCCGCTGGCTCAAACGCATTAAATGCGGTCAGTACATCCGCGAAGACGGCCCTCAGCATCAGGCCAAGGAAGGCACCCCGACAATGGGTGGCATCATGATCCTGATCAGCGTGGGCGTGTCCACTCTGCTCTGGGCCGACCTGTCCAACATCTACATATGGCTGACCCTGCTCGTATACTTCGGGTTCAGTGCCATCGGTTTCGCCGATGACTACATCAAAGTCGTCAAGCGACAGAATCAGGGATTGTCCGCCAAGGCCAAATTTTCCCTGCAATGTTTGGTGACTGCCGTGGCCATTGCCTTGCTCATTCAGGAGCCAGCCTATTCCACGCAACTGTCCGTACCGTTTTTCAAGAATTTCAACCCTGACCTCGGCTGGTTCTACCTGCCCTTCGCCATGGTGGTCATGGTCGGAGCGAGCAACGCGGTCAATCTGACAGACGGACTCGACGGACTTGCCATCGGTCCAATGGTCGTTGCCATGGCCTGCTTTGCTATTTTCATCTACGTGTCCGGCCACGCAAAAATGGCCGATTATTTACAGGTACAGAGCATACAGGGCATCGGAGAAGTGACCATTTTTTGCGGTGCCATGGTCGGCGCAGGGCTGGGCTTTCTCTGGTTCAACGCGCATCCGGCGCAGGTCTTCATGGGCGATGTCGGTTCACTCGGACTCGGCGGTGCACTCGGATTCGTGGCCGTACTTGCCAAACAGGAACTCCTGCTCGCCATTGTAGGCGGCGTGTTTGTTTTTGAAACCCTCTCGGTCATTCTTCAAGTCGGATATTTCAAACTGACAGGCGGCAAGCGTATCTTCAAAATGGCCCCGCTCCATCATCATTTCGAGCTCAAAGGCATCCCTGAATCCAAGATCATTGTCCGATTCTGGATTCTGTCCATACTCATGGCTCTCATGGCCCTTTCCACACTCAAACTGAGGTAA
- a CDS encoding UDP-N-acetylmuramoyl-L-alanyl-D-glutamate--2,6-diaminopimelate ligase, with product MFLFSGSHSGKEKDKEHGVMEFETLLKEAEKGLVVRTDSRKVQDGECFVAMPGTAVRGLDYIPSALDNGARYIVAPESARDLVAPVVEEKALAVYVENPAIALGELARAHFHLTDRDVKLVGITGTNGKTTTSYIIEHLLASAGLKVGVLGTVNYRWPGFQIEASLTTPDCWMIHELIFNMKKADVDVVLMEVSSHALEQYRVAGLDFNAGVFTNLTQDHLDYHGDMETYFRAKAKLFKDYPTETKTNISNYNDPYGRILLAECPNSIGYGIGEISTVRQEVGDRDMIQGRIASMDGQGIELETTYKGKSWTIHSPLIGAFNAMNLMAAQAVGLQLGLNCKDMRSLKDFPGVPGRLERVMNDHGLDVFVDFAHTPDALENVQHTLKSLNFKRLITLFGCGGDRDRTKRPIMGQAVARYADVAVLTSDNPRSEDPTMIMDDIRPGLAGTPQVIEHPDRKTAIAMALKEMKPGDVLLVAGRGHEPNQKINGEIIPFLDTEVTAQLLEEMYS from the coding sequence ATGTTTTTGTTCTCTGGCTCTCATAGTGGCAAGGAAAAGGACAAGGAACACGGCGTTATGGAATTTGAAACCCTGCTGAAAGAAGCGGAAAAAGGCCTTGTTGTGCGCACGGACTCGCGCAAAGTTCAGGATGGAGAATGCTTCGTCGCCATGCCCGGGACTGCGGTCCGGGGACTCGACTACATCCCCAGTGCTCTGGACAATGGTGCGCGCTATATTGTCGCACCCGAAAGTGCCCGTGATCTTGTTGCTCCCGTCGTGGAGGAAAAAGCCTTGGCCGTGTACGTGGAAAATCCCGCAATAGCTCTGGGGGAACTGGCCCGTGCCCATTTTCATCTCACAGACCGTGACGTAAAGTTGGTGGGCATTACCGGCACGAACGGCAAAACCACGACATCCTACATCATCGAGCACCTGCTCGCTTCCGCCGGTCTGAAAGTCGGCGTACTCGGCACGGTCAACTATCGCTGGCCCGGTTTCCAAATCGAAGCCTCCCTGACCACACCGGACTGCTGGATGATTCACGAACTCATCTTCAACATGAAGAAAGCCGACGTGGATGTTGTTCTCATGGAAGTATCTTCCCATGCGCTAGAACAATACCGCGTGGCCGGTCTCGACTTCAACGCCGGGGTCTTCACCAATCTCACGCAGGACCATCTCGACTATCACGGCGACATGGAAACTTATTTCAGAGCCAAAGCCAAACTTTTCAAGGATTACCCGACTGAAACCAAGACGAACATTTCCAACTACAACGACCCGTATGGCCGAATCCTCCTGGCAGAATGCCCTAATTCCATAGGCTACGGCATCGGCGAGATTTCCACTGTACGACAGGAAGTCGGTGACCGAGACATGATACAGGGCCGCATTGCCTCCATGGACGGACAGGGTATCGAACTGGAAACCACGTACAAGGGTAAAAGCTGGACCATACACTCTCCCTTGATCGGCGCTTTCAACGCCATGAACCTAATGGCCGCTCAGGCTGTTGGACTTCAACTCGGGCTCAACTGCAAAGACATGCGTTCGTTGAAAGATTTCCCAGGTGTTCCCGGCCGCCTTGAGCGCGTCATGAACGATCACGGCCTTGATGTTTTCGTCGATTTCGCCCACACACCGGATGCTCTGGAAAACGTTCAGCATACACTCAAATCGCTCAATTTCAAACGACTCATCACCCTGTTCGGCTGTGGCGGAGACCGTGACCGCACCAAACGCCCGATTATGGGACAGGCCGTGGCGCGGTATGCAGATGTGGCAGTGCTCACATCGGACAATCCCCGTTCCGAGGATCCCACGATGATCATGGACGATATCCGCCCCGGACTGGCAGGCACCCCTCAGGTTATTGAACACCCTGACCGCAAAACCGCTATAGCCATGGCCCTCAAGGAAATGAAACCAGGCGACGTTCTGTTGGTTGCTGGAAGAGGTCATGAGCCAAACCAAAAAATCAACGGTGAAATTATTCCCTTCCTTGATACGGAAGTCACCGCCCAACTGCTTGAGGAAATGTATTCGTGA
- a CDS encoding cell division protein FtsQ/DivIB, whose amino-acid sequence MSTLTMGKQSRLSLNNKRSKRNNTLRRKPKSPRRLTGTGQFIVRTIMSLLALSLIAVLGVGLLYGYRLMTSHPYFELKEIHVTGNDRLTHGDILNNANVALGLNCMEMNVGEVERKLSANPWIKSVTVRRDLPNRLYIKVQEKVPAFWTRKGDGLYFADAQGEDIAPMNPGELASLPILSVAEGLEEGPRVLTGILQKIKDGQTPFTQSQAAWIKLTSAHEMEIYLDGHDMGKGLTIKLSTDRWEVQLERLKVVWRDLMRRNEFKNAAIIAASGDKIWIKKRTFPTAG is encoded by the coding sequence GTGAGTACCCTGACCATGGGCAAACAGAGCCGTCTTTCTCTCAACAACAAACGGAGCAAGCGAAACAATACGCTCAGGCGTAAACCGAAATCTCCGCGCAGGTTGACAGGTACAGGCCAGTTCATTGTCCGCACTATTATGAGTCTGCTTGCCCTGTCGCTCATCGCTGTTCTCGGCGTGGGGCTGCTCTACGGGTATAGACTCATGACGTCTCATCCCTATTTCGAACTCAAGGAAATCCACGTCACCGGCAATGACCGGTTGACCCATGGCGATATTTTGAACAATGCAAATGTGGCCCTTGGTCTCAACTGCATGGAAATGAACGTGGGAGAGGTTGAGCGTAAACTCTCGGCTAATCCGTGGATCAAATCCGTGACCGTACGCCGAGATCTTCCCAACCGACTGTATATCAAGGTGCAGGAAAAAGTTCCGGCTTTCTGGACCCGTAAGGGCGACGGCCTCTATTTTGCGGATGCACAGGGTGAGGACATCGCCCCCATGAATCCCGGCGAACTGGCCTCCCTGCCCATCTTAAGCGTAGCGGAAGGATTGGAAGAAGGACCACGAGTACTCACTGGCATCCTACAAAAGATCAAGGATGGGCAAACGCCTTTCACGCAATCTCAGGCGGCCTGGATCAAATTGACCAGCGCACACGAAATGGAAATTTACCTGGACGGCCACGATATGGGCAAAGGACTGACAATCAAACTTTCCACCGACAGATGGGAAGTACAGTTAGAACGCCTCAAGGTGGTCTGGCGCGACCTCATGCGCAGAAATGAATTCAAGAACGCCGCAATTATCGCGGCCAGTGGCGATAAGATTTGGATAAAGAAGCGTACTTTTCCCACAGCGGGATAA
- the murG gene encoding undecaprenyldiphospho-muramoylpentapeptide beta-N-acetylglucosaminyltransferase, whose protein sequence is MTLNRVILTTGGTGGHIFPALAVATELTLRNKGVEIMFMGGPGPEGDMARKHGLRFLELPASGIMGRGIPGIISGMGWLGTGMPKAIAAVWGFKPDAVIGFGGYAGFCPVVAAKILGIPTAIHEQNSVPGMANKVLGKMVKRIFLSFPDALRVFPTHKTYLTGNPVRLDIIKAASKRRARPEGKRVLILGGSQGARPINDAVIKALPSLMEAGVTLVHQAGKMDFNRVRASYETAGVDPAQVYEFIEDMGTEYALCDLAICRSGATTVFEIAAAGVPAIFVPFPQATHNHQTMNAKAMSDIGAARLLPQSELTGESLATATLDLLNTPEQLTNMETAAREFAKVKAAADIASGLEALTA, encoded by the coding sequence ATGACGCTCAACAGAGTCATTCTCACGACAGGCGGCACAGGCGGCCACATCTTTCCGGCTCTGGCTGTTGCCACGGAACTCACCCTGCGCAACAAGGGTGTTGAAATCATGTTCATGGGCGGCCCCGGCCCGGAAGGCGACATGGCGCGCAAACACGGCCTCCGTTTTCTGGAGCTCCCGGCCTCGGGCATTATGGGACGCGGCATTCCCGGTATTATTTCCGGCATGGGCTGGCTCGGAACAGGGATGCCCAAAGCCATCGCCGCAGTCTGGGGGTTCAAACCGGACGCAGTTATCGGTTTCGGCGGCTATGCGGGCTTTTGCCCGGTGGTTGCAGCCAAAATCCTCGGTATCCCCACGGCCATTCACGAACAAAACTCCGTTCCCGGCATGGCCAACAAGGTGCTAGGGAAAATGGTCAAACGAATTTTCTTAAGTTTCCCGGACGCCCTACGGGTATTCCCAACGCACAAGACGTATCTCACCGGCAATCCGGTGCGACTCGACATCATTAAAGCTGCCTCCAAACGCAGAGCCCGTCCTGAAGGCAAACGAGTTCTCATACTCGGAGGCAGTCAGGGTGCACGGCCCATCAATGATGCCGTTATCAAGGCACTCCCCTCGCTCATGGAGGCAGGTGTAACCTTGGTACATCAGGCAGGCAAAATGGATTTCAATAGAGTTCGTGCCTCCTATGAAACCGCAGGAGTCGATCCTGCACAGGTATACGAATTTATCGAGGACATGGGGACTGAATACGCGCTCTGTGATCTGGCAATATGCCGATCTGGTGCAACAACGGTCTTCGAAATCGCGGCGGCAGGGGTTCCAGCCATTTTCGTGCCTTTCCCCCAGGCCACGCACAACCATCAGACAATGAACGCCAAAGCCATGTCGGACATCGGCGCGGCCCGGTTGCTCCCTCAGTCGGAACTGACTGGGGAATCGTTGGCAACCGCCACACTGGATTTGCTCAACACCCCCGAGCAGTTGACCAACATGGAAACAGCGGCACGCGAATTCGCCAAGGTGAAAGCGGCCGCGGATATAGCGTCAGGGTTAGAAGCCCTGACGGCGTAG
- the murB gene encoding UDP-N-acetylmuramate dehydrogenase — protein sequence MGLEFISNPSLSKRTSLRLGGTAEVEVVVRDKQDLDALSNFLLKETLRPFVIGEGSNLLAQDGQLDVALIRTETPPGPERVEKNDDTLIVRCGAGQRLPGLLGWAQMAGLSGLEGLTGIPGSVGGCVAMNAGSYGTEIGDLVTRVRLWAPGQGLIWLDRDQCEFSYRHFSPAIAMGKCLIWEVEMALSEADPKKVRKTMQENYEKKKSTQPVTARTAGCVFKNPEGHSAGRLLDKVGMKGARLGDMLFSDIHANFLVNKGKGTSSAALELIEMGRIAVKEQFDVNLELEVIIL from the coding sequence ATGGGCCTTGAATTCATCTCCAATCCGTCGCTTTCCAAGCGAACGAGCTTACGCCTTGGCGGTACCGCCGAAGTGGAAGTCGTGGTGCGCGACAAACAGGACCTTGATGCCCTGTCCAATTTTCTCCTGAAAGAAACCCTGCGCCCCTTCGTTATAGGTGAAGGTTCCAACCTGCTGGCACAGGATGGTCAGCTCGACGTAGCCCTCATTCGAACAGAAACGCCTCCTGGGCCTGAACGGGTAGAAAAAAATGACGACACGCTCATCGTCCGTTGCGGTGCAGGCCAACGCCTGCCCGGACTGCTTGGATGGGCGCAAATGGCCGGTCTATCTGGCCTGGAAGGACTCACTGGCATCCCCGGTTCCGTGGGTGGATGCGTGGCCATGAACGCAGGCTCCTATGGCACGGAAATAGGAGATCTCGTGACCCGTGTCAGACTCTGGGCGCCCGGTCAGGGGCTTATCTGGCTGGACCGTGACCAATGCGAATTTTCTTATCGCCATTTCTCTCCCGCTATTGCCATGGGTAAATGCCTAATCTGGGAAGTGGAAATGGCCCTGAGCGAAGCCGATCCAAAAAAAGTCCGCAAGACCATGCAAGAAAACTACGAAAAGAAGAAATCCACCCAGCCAGTCACGGCCAGAACCGCTGGATGCGTATTCAAAAATCCTGAAGGACACAGTGCGGGCCGACTGCTCGACAAGGTAGGGATGAAGGGCGCCAGACTCGGCGACATGCTTTTTTCGGACATCCATGCAAATTTCCTCGTCAACAAGGGCAAAGGGACCAGTTCGGCCGCTCTGGAGCTTATTGAAATGGGCCGTATCGCCGTCAAAGAGCAATTTGACGTCAACCTCGAACTGGAGGTCATCATACTGTGA